GAGCCGTTTGTAAAGAGGGCAAATCCGTGGCAAATTCAATACAATGAGGGATTTTGGAATCTTTCTCTGAATTTGCTGCCGCTGATGAAGAATCATTATCTAAGAACCTAGCAGCTATTGTATTGTTATCTGCACGGTGTGTAGTAGTTGCTTGAAGGCATTTCCTTGCCTCTCTGAGTATTCTTTGTTGTGGAAATGCATTGTTTGTCTTTGGGCTAGGTGAAGAGGCCCCCTTTGCAACACAGTTAATTGTTAGGTCAGTACTCTTGGCATTATTGGAAAATTCAGAGTGTGGGAATGTGATCTCGGATACCCTATCATCTCTTATCTCCGAGAAGCAGCTCCCCAGGCCGCCGGAGCAGCGCAGCGCCGGGGCGGCGGGAGCCCAGCCGGGGCGGCCCCACTCCTCCGGCAGCTCCGGCTTGACTCCGCCGGGAGCGCCGCGGAGGGCGGGCAGCCCGCCGGGCTCCGCCGGGGCCGGGGGCCGAGGGGCGGTGGCGGCCGCCAGATGGTACAAGAAGTTGGCGTGGACCACGCCGGGCGGGCTGCAGAAGCTGGTGCGCCTGAAGCGGATGCTCTGCACCGAGACCTGGCTGGAGACCGAGCTGGAGTCGGAGTCCGAGGtgctgtcctcctcctcctcttcctcctcctcttcctcctcctcctcctccgagCTGCCCTCGCTGGAGTCCGTGGCGCCGCTGCCCTcctcgtcctcctcctcctcgtcctCCTCCTCCGAGCTGCCCTCGCTGGAGCTGGAGAGGCTGGAGCCGCAGTCCGAGTCGTGCGCGGCGCGGCCGGAGCAGCAGCTGGACTCCGAGTCGCTGCTGCCGCTCTCGGGGAAGGCGGGCGGCGTCGGCCCGAAGCCGCGGAGCAGCGGCAGCCGCGGGCCGCCGCGAGGCCGGCAGGGCCGCGGCGCGGCCAGGGTCCGGCGGGCGCCGCCGGGGGGACccagcgcggcggcggcggcggcggcggcggcggcagcggcggcggccgccccgtggaggaggcggcggcggcggcagcgggcggGCAGGGGCGGGGGGCCGGCGGCCGGGAGccgcggcgcggcggcgggcggggggcgggcGCGGAGGGGCGCGCAGCTGCCCGGCGGCGGCGTTGTTTCATAGTTTGCGGGGGGTTTGCAAGGCGCCCGAGCGATTTCTGGGTAGCTGTGGCCAGTGTATTTACTAAAAATGTGAGGTAGATGAGAGGCCGGTAGCAAGGCTGTGTCCCCCGGACGCAAAGCTTTCCTCCTGACGGGCAGCAGGGGCCGGGGAGGGTCCCGCAGGCCCAGCCAAAGTTTGTTCTCCTTCCAGAAGCCGGAGAAGGGGTCGGTGGGTGCGAGCTCCGGCCGGAGGTCGGTGGCTGCCAGCGCACGGCTGATTTTCCTCCGTTTCGTCTTAAGGACCCGTTCGGTTTTGCAGGATGTGTACAGCGCTTCCACGTCCTCTCTGGAGATCAGGGTGCATTTGGCGGCGTGGAAAGCGATGGAGTTGATGGCTTTGAGTTTCCTCAACTCCTCCAGGTCGCAGTGatgcttttttacttttaaatgatCCATTCGCTTGTGCACGGTAGTTCGCGGGATGTTTTTGAGCAGGTCTGTAAAAACCTGGGAGAGTGcaaacatttgctttcctttaatGATGAGGTAGCCGAGCCTCACGCCATCCACCTCTTCAAAACCCGACTTCAGGTCTCCCATTTCGTGAATTAAATTATTCCCAGCATTTGCAGAGAGTGAGAGAgaggtggaggaaaaaaaaaaaaggaaaaaaaaaaaaaaaagaaaaaggaccaaaaaaaaaaaaaagaaaaagccacacacacacaatccACAGCCAGATGCTGTATTTGTCTCAAGGCATCCTGCTAATAAAATATAACAAAGGCTGTTATTCCTGGTGAATGAAGTGCCAAACTTtagacaaaattaaaaaaaaaataaattaaaaaaaaaagaaataccgTGAGGCTACAATCAATAGATAATCTTAAAAATCAGGTTTGCCAAAGTGTTTCTCTAAGTTGCTGCTGAAGATCAGTACCTGTTCCCTTTCATTCCCTGCTTTTCCATTGGAAACTATGATAATGGAATgtgaagggaggaagagaaaagaaatgcagctgcTATTCCCGCCGCTGCTTTAGCTACAAATAAAATGACAGAGTGAAGTGAGCTCGTCCGGAGACACCTTCATCAATTAATTCCCCTAAAGCCAACGCTGATTGGACACTCCTGACAGGTGATGCAATAAAAATTGATATTCCACCCCTTCCCCCAAAAAATCTCCCACTAATTAGCATACCCTTATACTGCCACCTCCCCTCCCAAAGTAAATAATACAGTTAGTATATAAATCTTTCTATTAAACAATCCGAGCTCAAACACACTCAGACCTCTCCGACTTCCTCGTCGCTAGCTTCTGGGGACGGATTTGTACGCTTTTCCCCCTTCTCGTTCCGTGTATTTTTAGCCTGTTTTGGACAAACGCTGCTCTTTTGTGTATGCCGTGATTTTAAAGGACGTAAG
This sequence is a window from Lathamus discolor isolate bLatDis1 chromosome 2, bLatDis1.hap1, whole genome shotgun sequence. Protein-coding genes within it:
- the SKIDA1 gene encoding SKI/DACH domain-containing protein 1 — its product is MGDLKSGFEEVDGVRLGYLIIKGKQMFALSQVFTDLLKNIPRTTVHKRMDHLKVKKHHCDLEELRKLKAINSIAFHAAKCTLISREDVEALYTSCKTERVLKTKRRKISRALAATDLRPELAPTDPFSGFWKENKLWLGLRDPPRPLLPVRRKALRPGDTALLPASHLPHIFSKYTGHSYPEIARAPCKPPANYETTPPPGSCAPLRARPPPAAAPRLPAAGPPPLPARCRRRRLLHGAAAAAAAAAAAAAAALGPPGGARRTLAAPRPCRPRGGPRLPLLRGFGPTPPAFPESGSSDSESSCCSGRAAHDSDCGSSLSSSSEGSSEEEDEEEEDEEGSGATDSSEGSSEEEEEEEEEEEEEEDSTSDSDSSSVSSQVSVQSIRFRRTSFCSPPGVVHANFLYHLAAATAPRPPAPAEPGGLPALRGAPGGVKPELPEEWGRPGWAPAAPALRCSGGLGSCFSEIRDDRVSEITFPHSEFSNNAKSTDLTINCVAKGASSPSPKTNNAFPQQRILREARKCLQATTTHRADNNTIAARFLDNDSSSAAANSEKDSKIPHCIEFATDLPSLQTAPEEDAASPGAAAAAAAAAAAAAAAELQCTDTGNKALPFLHSIKIKIEDSSANDEYEPDLTTHKLKCECNDTKDELYGVTEGNNQDALLTAKEDSACTEKETTSLNLLTQSQVLSCTLGTPKPEDGEYKFGARVRKNYRTLVLGKRPVLQTPPVKPNLKSARSPRPTGKPETHEGTLDDFTVNNRRKRVASNVASAVKRPFNFMANFPCPPSLIIGNDGDLLPAYSLNTTKDSQPPHKAHPVWKWQLGGSAIPLPPSHKFRKFN